Proteins co-encoded in one Corylus avellana chromosome ca9, CavTom2PMs-1.0 genomic window:
- the LOC132192245 gene encoding non-structural maintenance of chromosomes element 4 homolog A-like: MIMKRELGSTNSSSTPSEGVDEACEAGSSDSGPRGVADRRILRSRYLAVKSRIGDESDDMIRVDSDKFQSIIDEVESLHNLVQKPREQVADAEALLDIANRLVSSVKTHNSEGITPSDFVTCLLRDFGQQSELGGSTEGSRNTIFWKDIGVAVSHVFRRCPGCCTMIGPMNTELKQRKSFVRRKHVRPTESARPEEFDDAVAQERTDTDKNMSTMFDILRKNRSVRLENLVLNRNSFAQTVENLFALTFLVKDGRAEIKVNEKGCHFVSPRNAPSASAVAKGDAAFSHFVFRLDFKDWKLMTCSVGVGEELMPHRNQANISSNSEVDPPSGESQAPVSTTPIWKLCRNRGLVLQEQSVVEDSPQGDHVEEKTAAIRKKRRTLKWSDAEFSVAS; this comes from the exons ATGATCATGAAACGCGAATTGGGCAGCACTAACAGTAGCAGTACCCCCAGTGAGGGAGTTGACGAAGCCTGTGAAGCAGGCTCCAGCGACTCTGGACCTCGGGGCGTCGCTGACCGCCGAATCCTTCGCTCTCGGTACCTCGCCGTGAAAAGCCGCATTGGTG ATGAAAGCGATGATATGATAAGAGTAGATTCTGATAAGTTTCAGTCAATCATCGATGAAGTGGAAAGCTTGCATAATCTCG TACAAAAACCAAGAGAACAAGTTGCTGATGCAGAGGCTCTTTTGGATATTGCAAACAGATTGGTATCTTCTGTCAAGACACATAACAGTGAAGGAATAACACCTTCAGATTTTGTAACATGTCTTCTCAGAGACTTTGGGCAGCAAAGTGAACTGGGTGGTAGCACAGAGGGTTCCAGGAATACTATATTCTGGAAGGATATTGGTGTTGCAGTCTCACATGTTTTCAGGAGATGTCCAGGATGCTGTACTAT GATTGGGCCCATGAACACTGAGCTGAAGCAACGGAAGAGTTTTGTCCGTAGAAAACATGTGAGACCCACAGAGAGTGCTCGACCTGAAGAG TTTGATGATGCTGTTGCACAAGAGAGAACAGATACTGATAAAAATATGTCAACTATGTTTGATATCTTGAGGAAGAATAGAAGTGTCAGGCTCGAAAATCTTGTATTGAACAGAAACTCTTTTGCACAGACAGTTGAGAATTTATTTGCCTTAACATTTCTGGTTAAAGATGGGCGGGCTGAGATAAAAGTCAATGAGAAAGGCTGTCATTTTGTTT CACCAAGGAATGCTCCTTCTGCAAGTGCTGTTGCCAAAGGCGATGCTGCTTTCAGCCACTTTGTTTTCAGATTAGATTTTAAGGATTGGAAG TTGATGACTTGTTCTGTTGGGGTTGGGGAAGAGCTGATGCCGCACAGGAATCAAGCAAACATATCAAGCAATTCCGAAGTAGATCCACCATCTGGAGAATCTCAAGCACCAGTCTCTACAACACCTATATGGAAGTTGTGCAGGAATCGTGGCCTGGTTTTACAAGAACAGTCAGTTGTGGAAGACTCACCGCAAGGCGACcatgttgaagaaaaaactgCTGCGATTCGAAAGAAGCGTAGGACTTTAAAATGGTCGGATGCAGAATTTTCAGTAGCATCATAA
- the LOC132192133 gene encoding enoyl-[acyl-carrier-protein] reductase [NADH], chloroplastic-like, with the protein MAVTATPAVFMTTTNPCISSSHKRIMTCTANLSTQSKESSWTRLTSSSHISSRQPLFQSFTSGHVKSRKVITRAMSGADESKPLSGLPIDLRGKRAFIAGVSDDNGYGWAIAKSLAAAGAEILVGTWVPTLNIFESSLRRGKFDESRKLPDGSLMEITKVYPLDAVYDNPEDVPEDVKANKRYSGSSNWTVQEVVEAVKQDFGSLDILVHSLANGPEVSKPLLETSRNGYLAAVSASSYSFVSLLKHFVPIMNPGGASISLTYIASERIIPGYGGGMSSAKAALESDTRVLAFEAGRKHKVRVNTISAGPLRSRAAKAIGFIDMMIDYSSANAPLQKELSAEEVGNAAAFLASPLASAITGAVVYVDNGLNAMGVGVDSPIFENLDIPKGN; encoded by the exons ATGGCTGTAACTGCAACTCCTGCTGTGTTTATGACCACAACTAATCCTTGCATATCTTCATCCCACAAAAGAATTATGACATGCACAGCAAATCTCAGTACCCAGTCTAAAGAGTCATCTTGGACAAGGCTTACAAGCTCTTCTCACATCTCATCAAGGCAGCCACTCTTCCAGAGCTTCACATCAGGACATGTAAAATCCCGAAAGGTCATTACAAGAGCAATGTCCGGTGCTGATGAGAGCAAGCCTCTGTCAGGATTGCCTATTGATTTGAGAG GTAAGAGAGCATTTATCGCTGGTGTTTCTGATGACAATGGATATGGATGGGCAATAGCAAAATCTCTCGCTGCTGCGGGTGCTGAAATTCTTGTTGGTACATGGGTGCCA aCACTGAATATTTTCGAATCCAGTTTACGGCGTGGGAAATTTGACGAATCACGCAA atTACCAGATGGGTCTCTTATGGAAATTACTAAAGTGTATCCATTGGATGCAGTCTATGACAATCCTGAAGATGTTCCTGAGGAT GTAAAAGCAAACAAACGTTATTCAGGATCCTCAAATTGGACCGTTCAG GAAGTTGTTGAAGCTGTGAAACAGGATTTTGGGAGCCTTGACATCCTTGTGCACTCACTTGCCAATGGGCCAGAG GTTAGCAAACCTCTCTTGGAGACTTCAAGGAACGGATACCTTGCAGCTGTCTCCGCATCTAGTTATTCGTTTGTTTCTTTACTCAAGCATTTTGTTCCAATAATGAATCCAG GCGGCGCTTCAATTTCCCTAACATACATTGCTTCTGAAAGGATCATTCCAGG ATATGGTGGAGGCATGAGCTCGGCAAAGGCTGCTCTGGAGAGTGACACACGT GTGCTGGCTTTTGAAGCTGGAAGAAAACACAAAGTCAGAGTCAACACAATATCTGCTG GTCCATTAAGAAGTCGTGCTGCAAAAGCAATTGGTTTtattgatatgatgattgattACTCCTCGGCCAATGCTCCCCTACAGAAAGAATTATCCGCAG AGGAGGTTGGGAATGCCGCAGCCTTCCTGGCTTCTCCATTGGCTTCAGCTATCACAGGTGCTGTTGTGTATGTTGACAATGGTCTAAATGCAATGGGAGTTGGAGTCGACAGCCCAATATTTGAGAACTTAGATATTCCCAAAGGTAACTAG